The proteins below are encoded in one region of Pseudomonas entomophila L48:
- a CDS encoding efflux RND transporter permease subunit — MNLSGPFIRRPVATMLLSLAIMLLGGVSFGLLPVSPLPQMDFPVIVVSANLPGASPEVMASTVATPLERKLGAIAGVTTLTSSSNQGSTRVIIGFDLGRDIDGAAREVQAAINATRNLLPSGMRSMPTYKKINPSQAPIMVLSLTSDVLSKGKLYDLADTILSQSLSQVSGVGEVQIGGSSLPAVRIELEPQLLNQYSLSLDDVRTAVANANQRRPMGFVEDQERNWQVRANDQLEKAEDYKPVVIRQANGAILRLSDVAKVTDGVENRYNSGFFNDESAVLLVINRQTNANIIETVGQIKAELPALQSLLPASVKLNVAMDRSPVIKATLKEAEHTLLIAVVLVILVVYLFLGNLRASLIPSLAVPVSLVGTFAVMYLCGFSLNNLSLMALILATGLVVDDAIVVLENISRHIENGEKPMRAAYKGAQEVGFTLLSMNVSLVAVFVSILFMGGIVRGLFKEFSITLAAAIIVSLVVSLTLTPMLCSRWLKVHGPQQQTRLQRWSDRVHQRMVAGYDRSLGWALRHKRLTLFSLLATIVLNVALYVVVPKTLMPQQDTGQLQGFIRGDDGLSFSVMQPKMEIYRRALLKDPAVESVAGFIGGNSGTNNAFVLVRLKPINVRKEDAQKVIDRLRKELPKVPGGRLYLMADQDLQLGGGGRDQSTSEYLYTLQSGDLAALREWFPKVTAELRKLPELTAIDARDGAGTQQVTLVVDRDQAKRLGIDMDMVTAVLNNAYSQRQISTIYDSLNQYQVVLEINPKFAWDPSTLEQVQVITADGARVPLSTFARYENSLANDRVSHEGQFASESINFDVAEGYSPDQALAALERAVAKLGLPESVIAKLGGTADAFSKTTQGQPLMILGALVLVYLVLGILYESYIHPLTILSTLPSAGVGALLALYLTGGQFSLISLLGLFLLIGVVKKNAILMIDLALQLERNEGLSPEASIRRACLLRLRPILMTTLAAMLGALPLLLSSAEGAEMRQPLGLTIIGGLVFSQVLTLYTTPVVYLYLDRLRHRFNRWRGVRTDAALDTPL; from the coding sequence ATGAACCTGTCCGGACCGTTCATTCGCCGGCCGGTAGCCACCATGCTGCTGAGCCTGGCGATCATGTTGCTGGGTGGGGTGAGCTTCGGCCTGCTGCCGGTCTCGCCGCTGCCGCAGATGGACTTCCCGGTGATCGTGGTCTCGGCCAACCTGCCTGGCGCCAGCCCGGAGGTCATGGCCTCCACCGTGGCCACGCCGCTGGAGCGCAAGCTGGGCGCCATCGCCGGCGTCACCACCCTGACCAGCAGTTCCAACCAGGGTTCGACCCGGGTGATCATCGGCTTCGACCTGGGCCGTGACATCGACGGCGCGGCGCGCGAGGTGCAGGCGGCGATCAACGCCACCCGCAACCTGCTGCCCAGCGGTATGCGCAGCATGCCCACGTACAAGAAGATCAACCCGTCCCAGGCACCGATCATGGTGCTGTCGCTGACCTCCGATGTGCTATCGAAGGGCAAGCTGTACGACCTGGCCGATACCATCCTGTCCCAGAGCCTGTCCCAGGTCAGTGGAGTAGGGGAAGTGCAGATCGGCGGCAGCTCGCTGCCCGCCGTGCGCATCGAGCTGGAACCGCAATTGCTCAACCAGTACAGCCTGTCGCTGGACGACGTGCGCACCGCCGTGGCCAACGCCAACCAGCGCCGGCCCATGGGCTTCGTCGAGGATCAGGAACGCAACTGGCAGGTGCGCGCCAACGACCAGCTGGAAAAGGCCGAAGACTACAAGCCGGTGGTGATCCGCCAGGCCAACGGCGCGATCCTGCGCCTGTCCGACGTGGCCAAGGTCACCGACGGCGTGGAGAACCGCTACAACAGCGGCTTCTTCAATGACGAAAGCGCGGTGCTCTTGGTGATCAACCGCCAGACCAACGCCAACATCATCGAGACCGTCGGCCAGATCAAGGCCGAGCTGCCGGCCTTGCAGTCGCTGTTGCCGGCCAGCGTCAAGCTCAACGTGGCCATGGACCGCTCGCCGGTGATCAAGGCCACGCTCAAGGAGGCCGAGCACACGCTGTTGATCGCCGTGGTGCTGGTGATCCTGGTGGTCTACCTGTTCCTCGGCAACCTGCGGGCTTCGCTGATCCCCAGCCTGGCGGTGCCGGTGTCGCTGGTGGGCACCTTCGCGGTGATGTACCTGTGCGGCTTCTCGTTGAACAACCTGTCGCTGATGGCCTTGATCCTGGCCACCGGGCTGGTGGTGGACGATGCCATCGTGGTGCTGGAGAACATCTCGCGGCATATCGAGAACGGCGAGAAGCCGATGCGCGCCGCCTACAAGGGCGCGCAGGAGGTGGGCTTCACCTTGCTGTCGATGAACGTCTCGCTGGTGGCGGTGTTCGTCTCGATCCTGTTCATGGGTGGCATTGTCCGTGGGCTGTTCAAGGAGTTTTCCATCACCCTGGCGGCGGCGATCATCGTCTCGCTGGTGGTGTCGCTGACCCTGACCCCCATGCTCTGTTCGCGCTGGCTCAAGGTCCATGGCCCACAGCAGCAGACCCGCCTGCAACGCTGGAGCGACCGTGTTCACCAACGCATGGTGGCGGGCTATGACCGGAGCCTGGGCTGGGCATTGCGCCACAAGCGCCTTACCCTGTTCAGCCTGCTGGCCACCATCGTGCTCAACGTCGCGCTCTATGTGGTAGTGCCCAAGACCTTGATGCCGCAGCAGGACACTGGCCAGTTGCAAGGTTTCATCCGTGGCGACGACGGCCTGTCGTTCAGCGTGATGCAGCCGAAGATGGAAATCTACCGACGCGCCTTGCTCAAGGACCCGGCCGTGGAGAGCGTCGCGGGTTTCATCGGCGGCAACAGCGGCACCAACAACGCCTTCGTGCTGGTGCGCCTCAAGCCCATCAATGTACGCAAGGAGGACGCGCAGAAGGTGATCGACCGCCTGCGCAAGGAACTGCCCAAGGTCCCGGGCGGGCGCCTGTACCTGATGGCCGACCAGGACCTGCAACTGGGCGGCGGTGGCCGTGACCAGAGCACCTCCGAGTACCTGTACACGCTGCAGAGCGGCGACCTGGCAGCCTTGCGCGAGTGGTTCCCGAAAGTCACCGCCGAGCTGCGCAAGTTGCCGGAGCTGACCGCCATCGATGCCCGCGACGGCGCCGGCACCCAGCAAGTGACGCTGGTGGTCGACCGTGACCAGGCCAAGCGCCTGGGGATCGACATGGACATGGTCACCGCCGTGCTCAACAACGCCTACAGCCAGCGGCAGATCTCGACCATCTACGACAGCCTCAACCAGTACCAGGTGGTGCTGGAGATCAACCCCAAGTTCGCCTGGGACCCGAGCACCCTGGAGCAGGTGCAGGTGATCACCGCCGACGGCGCCCGCGTGCCGCTGTCGACCTTCGCCCGCTACGAGAACTCCCTGGCCAACGACCGTGTCAGCCACGAAGGCCAGTTCGCCTCCGAGAGCATCAACTTCGACGTGGCCGAGGGCTACAGCCCCGACCAGGCCCTGGCGGCGCTGGAGCGCGCGGTGGCCAAGCTCGGCCTGCCCGAATCGGTGATCGCCAAGCTGGGCGGTACGGCCGATGCCTTCAGCAAGACCACCCAGGGCCAACCGTTGATGATTCTCGGCGCCCTGGTGCTGGTGTACCTGGTGCTGGGCATCCTGTACGAGAGCTACATCCACCCGTTGACCATCCTCTCCACGCTGCCCTCGGCCGGTGTCGGCGCCTTGCTGGCGCTGTACCTGACTGGCGGGCAGTTCAGCCTGATCTCGTTGCTGGGGCTGTTCCTGCTGATCGGCGTGGTGAAGAAGAACGCCATCCTGATGATCGACCTGGCCCTGCAGCTGGAGCGCAATGAGGGCCTGTCGCCGGAAGCGTCGATCCGCCGCGCCTGCCTGCTGCGCCTGCGGCCGATCCTGATGACCACCCTGGCCGCCATGCTCGGTGCGCTGCCCTTGCTGCTGAGCAGTGCCGAGGGTGCCGAAATGCGCCAGCCGCTCGGCCTGACCATCATCGGTGGCCTGGTGTTCAGCCAGGTGCTCACCCTCTATACAACGCCCGTGGTCTACCTGTACCTCGACCGCCTGCGCCACCGATTCAACCGTTGGCGCGGCGTGCGCACCGACGCTGCCCTGGATACCCCGCTATGA
- a CDS encoding efflux transporter outer membrane subunit, which translates to MNFAQTRLHRALKLLTEGRGSRLLGAGLCVAMLSACTLSPDYHRPELSTPAQFKQAEGWTQANPSDAIARGAWWEIYGDQQLNTLVEELNRSNQTVAQYEAQYRQAQALVRSSRAALFPSLDLTTTKNRSAQGTGSSSSSLSNNSSGIRNTYNAQLGVSWEIDLWGKLRETMNANEASAEASLADMAAIRLSQQSELVQNYLQLRVIDEQKRLLEATVAAYERSLKMNENQYRAGVAGPDAVAQARTQLKSTQADLIDLAWQRAQYENAIAVLMGKAPADFALAATNAIPALPQIPVSLPSQLLERRPDIASAERKVMAANSNIGVSRAAYFPDLSLSMSGGYSSSSFSNWIELPNRYWSVGPQLALNLFDAGKRSAEVDRTVAVYDQTVAQYRQTVLDGFKEVENYLVQLKVYADEAGVRQEALAAARESLRLTENQYKAGLIGYLDVVNVQTTALSNERSVLNLLQGRLVASVQLIAALGGGWDAQQALAEQ; encoded by the coding sequence ATGAATTTTGCCCAGACCCGCCTGCACCGTGCCCTCAAGCTGCTGACCGAGGGGCGCGGCTCGCGCCTGCTCGGTGCGGGCTTGTGCGTGGCAATGCTCAGCGCCTGTACCCTGAGCCCCGACTACCACCGCCCCGAGCTGAGCACCCCGGCGCAGTTCAAGCAGGCCGAAGGCTGGACCCAGGCCAACCCGTCGGATGCCATCGCCCGGGGCGCCTGGTGGGAGATCTATGGCGACCAGCAGCTCAACACGCTGGTCGAGGAGCTCAACCGCAGCAACCAGACCGTCGCGCAGTACGAAGCCCAGTACCGTCAGGCGCAAGCCCTGGTGCGCAGCAGCCGCGCCGCGCTGTTCCCTTCGCTCGACCTGACCACCACCAAGAACCGGTCAGCCCAGGGCACCGGCAGTTCCAGCTCCAGCCTGTCGAACAACAGCAGCGGTATCCGCAACACCTACAACGCCCAGCTCGGCGTGAGTTGGGAGATCGACCTGTGGGGCAAGCTGCGCGAGACGATGAATGCCAACGAGGCCAGCGCCGAGGCCAGCCTCGCCGACATGGCGGCCATCCGCCTGAGCCAGCAGTCGGAGCTGGTGCAGAACTACCTGCAATTGCGGGTGATCGATGAACAGAAGCGCTTGCTGGAGGCCACCGTGGCCGCCTACGAGCGTTCGCTGAAGATGAACGAAAACCAGTACCGCGCCGGCGTGGCTGGCCCCGACGCGGTCGCCCAGGCGCGCACCCAGCTCAAGAGCACCCAGGCTGACCTGATCGACCTGGCCTGGCAGCGGGCGCAGTACGAGAACGCCATCGCCGTACTGATGGGCAAGGCCCCGGCCGACTTCGCCCTGGCCGCTACCAACGCTATCCCGGCCTTGCCGCAGATCCCTGTGTCGCTGCCGTCGCAGTTGCTGGAGCGACGGCCCGATATCGCCTCGGCCGAGCGCAAGGTCATGGCGGCCAACTCGAACATCGGCGTGTCCCGGGCGGCGTACTTCCCGGACCTGTCGTTGAGCATGAGCGGCGGGTATTCCAGCAGCAGCTTCAGCAACTGGATCGAGTTGCCCAACCGGTATTGGTCGGTCGGGCCGCAGCTGGCTTTGAACCTGTTCGATGCCGGCAAGCGCAGCGCCGAGGTGGACCGTACGGTCGCGGTGTATGACCAGACCGTGGCGCAGTACCGCCAGACCGTGCTGGATGGGTTCAAGGAAGTGGAGAACTACCTGGTGCAGCTGAAGGTGTACGCCGACGAAGCCGGGGTGCGCCAGGAGGCCCTGGCGGCGGCGCGGGAGTCGCTGCGGTTGACCGAGAACCAGTACAAGGCGGGGTTGATCGGCTACCTGGATGTGGTGAACGTGCAGACCACGGCGCTCAGCAATGAGCGCAGCGTGCTGAACCTGCTGCAGGGGCGGTTGGTGGCGAGTGTGCAGTTGATTGCGGCGCTGGGGGGCGGTTGGGATGCCCAGCAGGCGTTGGCGGAGCAGTGA